A part of Brachybacterium faecium DSM 4810 genomic DNA contains:
- a CDS encoding predicted dehydrogenase (PFAM: Oxidoreductase family, NAD-binding Rossmann fold) — protein MATRRIGIIVNGATGRMGYRQHLVRSLLAIQEQGGVEIAGGDRLLPDLLLVGRNEEKLRGVAEKHGLTAWTTDVDEALANPDYEVYFDALVTNLRVANLKKAIAAGKAIYTEKPTAETFEDALELAKLAKEAGVVNGVVHDKLYLPGLLKLRRLIDSGFFGEILSVRGEFGYWVYEGDWQSAQRPSWNYRSEDGGGIVADMFPHWNYVIEELFGRIEDVYAQTATHIGRRWDEQGEQYTATADDAAYGVFRLEGGTVVQMNSSWDVRVHRDELVEFQVDGTRGSAVVGLHGARVQPREATPKPVWNPDVKDPHDYRGDWIEVPDNAGPDGFDNGFKVQWEDFLAHYAEGREYPFDFLSGARGVRLAEAGLTSSAEGRRISLDPLTEV, from the coding sequence ATGGCCACACGCAGGATCGGGATCATCGTCAACGGCGCCACGGGGCGCATGGGCTACCGCCAGCACCTGGTGCGGTCCCTGCTCGCGATCCAGGAGCAGGGAGGGGTCGAGATCGCCGGCGGCGACCGGCTGCTGCCGGACCTGCTGCTGGTGGGCCGCAACGAGGAGAAGCTGCGGGGCGTGGCGGAGAAGCACGGCCTGACGGCGTGGACCACCGACGTCGACGAGGCGCTCGCGAACCCGGACTACGAGGTCTACTTCGACGCCCTGGTCACCAACCTGCGCGTCGCGAACCTCAAGAAGGCGATCGCCGCCGGCAAGGCGATCTACACCGAGAAGCCCACCGCGGAGACCTTCGAGGACGCCCTCGAGCTCGCGAAGCTCGCGAAGGAGGCGGGCGTGGTCAACGGGGTGGTCCACGACAAGCTGTACCTGCCCGGCCTGCTCAAGCTGCGCCGCCTCATCGACTCCGGCTTCTTCGGCGAGATCCTCTCCGTGCGCGGCGAGTTCGGCTACTGGGTCTACGAGGGGGACTGGCAGAGCGCCCAGCGGCCCTCCTGGAACTACCGCAGCGAGGACGGCGGCGGCATCGTCGCGGACATGTTCCCGCACTGGAACTACGTCATCGAGGAGCTGTTCGGCCGCATCGAGGACGTCTACGCCCAGACCGCCACCCACATCGGGCGGCGCTGGGACGAGCAGGGCGAGCAGTACACCGCCACCGCCGACGACGCCGCCTACGGCGTGTTCCGCCTCGAGGGCGGCACCGTGGTGCAGATGAACTCCAGCTGGGACGTGCGCGTGCACCGCGACGAGCTGGTCGAGTTCCAGGTCGACGGCACCAGGGGCAGCGCCGTCGTCGGCCTGCACGGGGCCCGCGTCCAGCCGCGCGAGGCCACCCCGAAGCCGGTGTGGAACCCCGACGTCAAGGACCCGCACGACTACCGCGGCGACTGGATCGAGGTGCCGGACAACGCCGGACCGGACGGCTTCGACAACGGCTTCAAGGTGCAGTGGGAGGACTTCCTCGCGCACTATGCAGAGGGCCGCGAGTACCCCTTCGACTTCCTCTCCGGCGCGCGCGGCGTGCGCCTGGCCGAAGCGGGCCTGACCAGCTCCGCCGAGGGCCGCCGCATCAGCCTCGACCCGCTCACGGAGGTGTGA